The sequence GAAAGCGGAACACGCGGGTGGTGGTGCTCGATGCCGATCTCTCGGGGTCGACAAAGACCGCGAAGTTCGCCAAGGCCTTCCCGGACCGCTTCTTCAATATAGGCATCGCCGAACAGGATATGGTCGGCACTGCCGGCGGCCTCTCCCTTGCCGGCAAGATTCCTTTTGCTTCGACCTTCGCCATCTTCGAGACCGGCCGCGCCTGGGAGCAGGTCCGGCAGACCGTATGCTACTCGCATCTCAATGTAAAGCTCGTCGCGACGCATGCGGGCATCACCGTCGGCGAGGACGGTGCTTCTCACCAGGCGCTGGAGGATATCGCGCTGATGCGCGTGATCCCGGGCATAACCGTGATCGTCCCTGCCGACGGATACGAGACCGAGCAGGTCATCAACGCCGTCGCCGAGACCGATATTCCCGTCTATGTACGACTGGGGAGAGCCAAGGTCCCTGCGGTCATGCCGGCGGAGTACCGCTTCCGGGTCGGCAAGGCGTACACCTTTTCCCTGGGCCGCGACGTGACGATCATCGCGACCGGCATCATGGTAGCAAAGGCTCTCGAGGCGCAGAAAATCCTCGCACAGAAGGGCATCGACGCCGGTGTCATCAACATGTCGACCATCAAGCCCCTCGACACCGCTGCAGTGCTCGAGGCGGCGAGGACATCGAAGCTCATCATCACCGCCGAAGAGCACTCGATCATCGGCGGCCTGGGCGGCGCTGTGGCCGAGGTTATTTCGGAGCAGCATCCGCTCCCGCTCCGAAGGATCGGCACGCGGGACACCTTCGGATGCTCCGGCAGTCCGGACGAGCTGTTGAAGCTCTTCGGCCTTACCGCCGATACTATAGTTACTGCCGCGACCGACTTTTTCAAGGACCGGCAATGAGAACTGCTGAACCCGGGGGTCTGACCCCGAGCTAGGATTCCGATGCCAGGACGCAGTATTTGATGCTACTATGATCGCTTTCCAGAATGTCTCGAAATATTTCGACCACGACACCGCGCTGAGAGGACTCACCTTCACGATCGACAAGGGGGAGATGGCCTTTATCACCGGCCCCAGCGGCGCGGGGAAATCGACCCTCCTCAAGCTCATGTATCTCTCCGAATGGCCCGACGACGGCGAGATCACGATCGGCGACTTTACGCTCGGCTCGCTGCGGCCCTCCCAGATACCGCTCCTGCGGCGGGACATCGGCGTGGTCTTCCAGGACTTCAAGCTCCTCGACAACCGGACCGTCTTCGAGAATGTCGCCCTCGCGCTGCGCATACGGGGCGTCGGCGAAAAGGATATAAAGACCCGCGTTTCGGAGGCATTGAAGAAGGTGCATCTGCGCCACAAGGCGGACAGCTACCCGAAGAAGCTCTCGGGCGGCGAGCAGCAGCGGGTGGTCATCGCCCGCGCCATTGTCGCCGAACCGTTCCTGCTCCTCGCCGATGAGCCGACCGGGAACCTCGATCCGAATACCGCGCTGGACATCATCCAGCTTTTCAGGAATATCAATATCCACGGCACCACCGTCCTGATCGCGACCCATAACCGGGAACTCTACCGCCATACCGGTGCGCGCGTCTTCAGGCTCGACAGCGGGGCGATCGTGGGAGAGGAGCGGGGCTGATGACACTGGCCTACTCGTTCAAGTCCGCGCTGGCGAGCATACGGAGGGAGAAGTGGATCAATATGCTCTCGATCCTCACCGTCGCCTCGAGCCTCCTGATCGCGACCCTGACGATGTTCGCCCTCTACAATGTCGAGCTCGTCACCAGTCACCTTCCCGAGCGCTTCACCATGCTGATCCATCTCAAGGACGTGGTCTCCGCTGAAGAGGCCCAGAGCCTCGCCGCATCGCTGAAACAGCGCACCGACGTGGCGCAGGTAACGTATATCTCGAAGGAAGAGGCGCTCGCCGAGCTGAAGCATGCCTTCAAGGATACCCATTCCCTGCTGGAAGGTCTCGACGAGAACCCCCTCGCCTCCTCGATAGAGCTGAAGCTGAAGAAGGAGTTCGTCGCCCAGTCGGCCACAGCGAAGATCGCCGGGGAGATCAAGAAGCTCCCCGGCGTCGATGCCGTCTATTACGGCGAAAAGATCGCCGAAGCGATCTACCTGATCAAGAAGTCCGTCCAGAACGTGAGCGCTATCATTCTCCTCACCATTTCGGCGGGCGTCATCTTCGTTACCTACAGTACGGTGAAGATCCTCTTCTACCGCCGCAACGAGGAGATAGAGATACTCAAACTGCTCGGCGCGACAGGGAGCTTCATCCGCGCGCCCTTCCTCATCGAGGGGAGCATCATCGGCCTGTGCGGCGGCCTGCTCGGCATTGTCGGCGCCTTTCTGTTCTATTTCGCGGTCACCTACCGGCTGAGCGTCGTCATCCCCATACTCAAGACCCTGGTCTTTCCCCTCGGCATCCTCGGCGCATTGCCGTTCATCGGCATTGTTCTCGGCCTGGCCGGCTCCGCCCTGGCCATAGGGCGGCTGAGGCTGTAATAAACCAAAATGGCACGATGAAAAACGACCCGCCAAGGAAATTCAGGCTCTTCGTTCCTTTCATCGCATATCTCCTCGTTATTCATTTCTCATCTCCCGCCCTCCTCGCCGAACAGCCCCGGGATGAGTACAACCGCATCCAGAAGGACCTCCGCACCCAGAAGAAAAAGCTCGATACGGTCAGGAAGGTGGAGCAGACGGTGCTCGAGGACCTGCGCAAGACCGCGGCAGAGCTCGGCGCTATCGAGGAGCAGCTCACGACCCAGCGGCGGAAGATCGCCTCGCTGCAGTATACGATCGCCAAGCTCCAGGAAGAGATAAAGAGCGACAGCGCAGCCCTCCAGGGACATAAGGGCCGCCTGAAAAAAAGGCTCCGGACCCTCCTTGCGCTGAACATGGACACGGATGCGCTTCTGGTGCTCATCAGCGGCGAGGATATCGCCCAGACCCTGCGGACCATGCAATACCTGCGCGATATAGCGGCATATGATTATGCGCTCATCAGGAAGTACAAGGAAGAGCTGCGCATCCTGGCTGAAAAAGAGACCGGCCTGCGGCAGCTGCATGTCCAGCTGAAGGGAGAGGAGAAAAAGCTCTCCCTTCTCGAGACCTCCCTCAAGGAGAAGAAGCGGGAGCGGGAGACGCTCCTCGCCAGTGTCAGAAAGGAAAAGGGTCTCTACGAGAACATGATCAAGGAGCTCAGGGAGAGCTCCAACCGGCTGCTCCGCATCATCCAGGAGGCGGAGCGGAGGGAGCGGGAGCTGAGCAAAAAGCGGAAGACGAAGTCGAAGAGCGGTGCAAAAGAGGAAGAGCCCTTCGAAGACAGCGACTTCCTGAGGGCGAAGGGGAAGCTCCCCTGGCCGGTGGCCGGCAGCGTCATGATCAGTTACGGGTCGCAGGTCGATCCCCTCTTCAACCTGCCGGTCTTCAGAAGCGGCATCCACATAAAGACGACTGACAGCGCGACGGTGAGGGCGGTCCATGAGGGCAAGGTCGTCTTTGCCGAGGATTTCAAGGGATACGGCCGGCTCGTGATCGTGAGCCACGGCGGCGGGTACCACACGCTCTACGGGAACCTCTCGAAGATTTTTTCGAGGGATGGCGCTATAATAAAGGATAATCAAAGCATTGGAGAGGTGGGGGAGTCGACCGTCCTGGGAAGCCCCGGCCTCTACTTCGAGATACGGTACAAGGGGAAGCCTCTCGATCCCCAGCAGTGGTTGAGAAGATCGTAGCGTTATTGCGGCGCCGTACCCCGGGAGCTGCGTGCAATAATGATGATGGAGGAAAGAATGTCGTTGAGGAAGAAATGGCTCATCATTATCGTGGTGCTGCCGCTGGTGTTCGGAGCCGCGCTGCTCGGAAAGTGGACCGTAGAGACTGTCAGCGCCGAGAACAGCTATGAGGAGTTGAAGACCTTCGTCGAGGTCCTGACGACGGTGCGTAAGAACTACGTCGACGAGGTGAAGACAAAGGATCTCGTTTCGGGCGCCATCAAAGGGATGATCGCCGCGCTCGATCCCCATTCGAGCTACATGTCGCCCGAGGCGTTCAGGGAGCTCCAGGTCGAGACCAAGGGAGAGTTCGGCGGCCTCGGCATCCAGATCGGGGTAAAGGACGCGGTCCTTACGGTCATCGCTCCCATCGAGGATACGCCTGCCTACCGGGCGGGGATCAAGGCGGGCGACAAGATCGTCAAGATAGCGGGAGAGTCTACGAAGACCCTGGCGATCACCGATGCCGTGGCGAAGATGCGAGGACCGAAAGGCTCGTCAATCGTACTTTCTATCATACGGGAGGGCTGGAAGGAACCGAAGGACTTTACCCTCGTGCGGGACACCATAAAGATCAGGAGCGTCAAGGCCAGGATGCTCGACAGCGCCATCGGCTATGTGAAGCTCACCCAGTTCCAGGAGACGACCGCCGAAGACCTCGCCGCAGCCCTGAAGAGACTGAAGAAAGAGGGAATGGCCTCGTTGATTCTCGACCTCCGGAACGATCCGGGGGGGCTGCTCAACAGCGCCGTCGAGGTGACGGAGCAGTTCCTTCCCCCCAAGAAACTGGTGGTGTATATAAAAGGAAGGAACGGCGAAAAGACGGAGTATTTTACCGAAGAGGATACGACCTCGTATACCGAGATGCCGATGGTGGTCCTGATCAACCAAGGGAGCGCCAGCGCCTCCGAGATCGTCGCCGGCGCATTGAAGGACTGGAACAGGGCTATCCTCGTCGGTACGCAGACCTTCGGCAAGGGCTCGGTCCAGAGCCTCATCCCCCTCAGCGACGGCGCAGGCCTCCGCCTTACCACCGCAAAGTACTACACCCCCAAGGGGACGAGCATCCAGAGCGTCGGCATCGCGCCCGACCTCGTGGTCAAGCTCGAGGCGAAGAACGGCCAGGAGAGCCATCCGATAGTGAGAGAGCGGGACCTGGAGCGGCATCTCAAGAACGAGAGCCAGGAAGACGGCCCCGAAGAGAAAGAGACGGCGCCGGTAGAAGTGGACGAGAAGGACGACATCCAGCTCCAGCGCGCGGTCGATACGATCAAGACCTGGAAGGTCTTCGAAAAGATCCTCAAGAAAGCAGCGTAATGCGTTTATAGCGTTATAGCGTTTATAGCGTAAAGAAAGAAGACCACGGCACAATGAGCACTATAACGCTACAAACGCGATAAACGCTATAACGCGTTAACGGTATGGGTCGCGTCATATTCGATATCGAGACGGTGGGCGTCGAGTTCGACGCCCTCGATCCCTCTACCCAGGACTATCTCCTCAAGTGGGCGGAGACCGACGAGGAGCGGGAGCGGGTAAAGGAGAGCCTCTCCTTTTATCCCCTCACCGGCCAGATCATCACCATCGGCATGTTCAATCCCGATACCGACCGGGGCGCTGTCTATTTCCAGGCACCGGATGAGATGCTCCTGCCCTTCGAGGAAGAGGGGATCAGGTACGAGTGCGGGACCGAGCGGGAGCTCCTCGAGAAGTTCTGGGCCGCGGTAAAAGCGTATGACCAGTTCGTCACCTTCAACGGCAGGGTGTTCGACTGCCCGTTCATCCTCGTCCGCTCCGCCGTGCATAAGGTGCGCCCCACCCGGGACCTGATGCCGAACCGCTACAACGGGGCGCATATCGATCTCCTCGATCAGCTGACCTTCTACGGCGCCTCGAAGCGGCGGTTCAGCCTCGATATGTGGTGCAGGACCTTCGCCATCAAGAGCCCCAAGGCCGAGGGCATTACCGGGTATGAGGTGAAGGAGCTCTTCCGCGCAGGCCGCCACGCCGATATCGCCCGGTACTGCGCCGGCGACCTCCGGGCGACCAGGGAGCTCCTCCTCGTCTGGGAAAACTACCTCCGCTTCCCCCAGGACCGCATCGTCTCCCTGTAGCTCTCGGTTCTTCCACCTCTTCCTATGCTCATTGTAAAAACTCTGCATTTACGATAGAATGCAGGGAAAGACGGATTGCATCCTGTTTCAACTCCTGGGGAGGAGGTCGTTTCATTTATGCGGTTGCTGCTCGTTGAAGACGAACAGAAGGTGGCTGCCTTCATAAAAAAGGGGCTGGAGGAAGAGTTCTATGCCGTGGAGGTCGCCGAGGACGGCGCCCAGGGACTGGAGATGGCGCTCGCCTACCATTATGATCTCATCATTCTCGATCTCATGCTTCCCCGCATCGACGGCATCGAGCTCTGCAAGGCGCTCAGGAGCAAAGGCCTGACCTGCCCGATACTAATGCTCACCGCCCTCGATGCAGTGAACAAAAAGGTCGAGGGTCTCGAGAGCGGCGCCGACGACTATCTCACCAAGCCCTTCGCCTTTTCCGAGCTGCTGGCGCGGATAAAGGCCCTCTTGAGGAGAGTCTCCGACCGCACCGATGCGCTCTACCTCGAAGACCTGAGAATGGACCTCCTGTCGAGAAGGGTCTTCAGGGGAGACCGGGAGGTGGTCCTGAGCCCGAAAGAGTTCTCGATCCTCGAGTACCTGCTCAGGAACAAGGGACGCGTCCTCTCGCGGTCGCAGATCATCGAGAATGTCTGGGGCTATAACTTCGACACCAGCACGAATATCGTCGATGTGCATATCAAGTTCCTGCGCGAGAAGGTCGATAAGGAGTCGCAGAAAAAATTGATCCATACGGTGAGGGGAGCGGGGTATATCCTGAAAGAGGAAGCCGCGTGATCATCAGGAGCTTCAGGCTGCGTCTCACCCTCATCTATACCGCAGCGGTACTCTTCATGTTCTCCCTCTTCGCCGGGATCATCTATGTAAAGAACAGGAGCGACGTGCTGGACGGCGTTGACCAGGAGCTGATGAAAGAGGTCCAGACCGAGCTGCTCCCCTACGCAACACGGCATGTTGCGGGCCCCAACCGGGAGCTCATCAAATTCGACGGCGACGAGTACTACCAGATCATCAACAGCGACGGGAACATCATCATCAGCAATCTCAAGGAGCGGAATTACCACTGGCCCCTGAACGAACGGCTGATGCGCCTCGCCTTCGACGGCTCCCACCACTACGATACCGTCTTGCACCGCGGGGAGCGCTTCAGGATACTCTACCACCCGGTCGACAAGAAGTACATCCTCCGCGTCGGCCTGTCGCTCACCCACGAGGAAAATGAAGCGAACCATCTCCTGCAGCTCTACATGGTCTTCTTTCCGGCTGTCATGGTCGTCACCGCTGCCATGAGCTGGTTTCTCGCCGGACGGGCGCTCTCGCCGGTGGTCACCATCACCTCGCTGGCCGAACGGATCATAAAGGGCGCCGAGGGAGAACGGATCAACATAGGAGTGAAAGGGAGAGAGATCGACGACCTGGTGCGCCTGTTCAATACGATGCTCGAGACGCTCCAGCATAATCTGGATGCGCAGCGCCGGTTCACCTCCAATGTCTCCCATGAGCTGCGCTCGCCGCTTACGTCCCTGCGGGGGACCATCGAAGTCGCGCTCAGGAAAAAGAGGCCTCCGGAGGAATACGAGGACCTCCTGCGCAGCACCCTTGCCGATACCGTGCGGCTCTCGAGGATCATCGACAGCCTTCTCTTCCTCTCGCGTGCGGACAACAACATCCTCGAGTTCAGGAGACAGTGGCTCGATGTAAGCCAGCTCCTCTCCTCTATCGTAGACCGCTACCGGGAGCGGGCGGCGGCAGGCAACCTCTCGATCATCGAGAACTACGGCGAGCATCTCGAGATAAACGCCGACAGCGATATGCTCGAGCAGGCATTCGCGAACCTCATCGAGAACGCCCTGAAGTATACTCCCCCGGGCGGCGCCATAACGATCTCCACGGAGCGGGAGAACAGCGGGGTCAAGGTCACGGTCAGCGACACCGGCGCCGGTATTCCCGAAGCAGCGATCCCGCACATCTTCGAACGCTTTTACCGGGTCGATCGGGACCGGTCGAGAAAACAGGGAGGGACAGGGCTCGGCCTCGCCATAACGCAATGGATCGTCTCCGCGCACCGCGGTTCCATCTCGGTGAAGAGCCGCGAGGGAGAAGGCAGCGACTTCATCGTCATCCTTCCCGAAGGCGCGTAGTCCGGATAGTTATAAGTGGCGCAGGAAAGGGACAAGATGCGGTGCTGGAACGGCTTGGGCAGCCCAAGCGTAATCATGGATGATGAAGCGGGCTGACCTAGCCTCAGAGCAAGGCTCGGATGCCTTGCGAGAATGAAGTGGAAGCACTGCGTCTTGTCCCTTTCCGGGGTTGAAAGAAAGAGGGCTAAGGATTAATCAGGCGATAACCGAAGCCTCATAAAACATGCACGGGCGCTGTGCCCGGCTTCATTCCTTTATATATTCGTTCACCTTCGTGTAATCGAAGGACTCCTCGGCCAGCACCCGCTCGACAAACCTGAAGATCATGGCGCGCTGCCCTGGCTTCAGCTCGGGATAGAAGACCGGATTCGCCACAACAGCGCCCCTGAACGCATAGAACGGCGCCAGGACCGCATAGAGCTCCTCGTCTCCTGAAAGACCGGCATACTCGTCGAAGAAGAGCTGCAGCGCCTCATAGTAAGGGCCGCGCACTTCGTCGTGGTACTTTATCGAAAAAAAGATATAATTGATGGTCAGGGCAGTGACATCGTCGGCAGGATCTCCCCAGGGGCCGCGGCTCCGGTCGAGGAGGATGAAATCCCCGGCGCTGCCGCCACTCCCGGACGAATCCTCCTTGAACCATATATTGCCCGGGTGGAAATCGCCGTGGATCTGGGCAAGGCGGTAGACCTTCGGTTTGAGCCGGACCCGCCAATCGATGCAGCGCTTCTCGATAGCCGCCATCTCTTCGTAGCTCAGGGTCCCGTCGGGATAGAGATCGAAGACCCCCATCAAGCATTCGCCGTGCCCGATGGTATCCCGCAGTTTTCTCCAGTAGAGCGACCGCGAGCTCTTCCTCACCGCGTGGATCTCTGCGAGATACCTCGCCATCGCCCCGACCTTCTCCCTGTCCGAGGCATCGAGCCGCTCTTTTCCCGAGAGGGCATGCAGGTCGGCGAAATAGTCCCTCCCTTCCGCACGCTCCATCAGGAGGTAGTACTCTCTCCCGCCGCCGACCGACTTTACCGAGCCGTCCTCCAGCTCGGCGAGCACGTCGATCGCCTTCACATGGCGGGGGAGATTCCCGTATTCATCGAGATCGAGGAGGAAGACCGATGCCCGGTCCGCAGGATAGTCGTGGCCGAGCCCTTCGGCATTGAGGGTCTTCACTACATAAGAGGCGACGCCTTCCGGCATCTCGGCCTCGATAAGAAAACCCGAGCCCTGGACGCCCGAGCCGAGCTTCCTGATACTGCAACGGCGTGCATGGGGAAACTGCCGGCTGAGGTAGGAGCGCAAGGCATTCTCATTTATCATCGCAGCCTCCCTTACGTTTCTAACAAAATAAATGAGCTTGGAGTCGGGCGAGGCATAGTACATGAGCGGCATGGGCAGCCCAAGCGAAGCTAGGATGGCGGAGCTGACTGTCCCGCCTCGGAGGTCCCATCGACCGAGAATCGGGGTCCCCGAAGATCGAAGATCTTTGGGGTGGCAGTTGAGCGAATGTACTATGCCTCGCCCGACTCCCCCTCCTCATTCCGCTAGACGCTCTTATTAAAGAATACAGGAGTCGGAATTCAGAATCCAGAATAATAAGGAAGTCCTCTATCCTTATTATTCTGACTTCTGTCTTCCAGCTTCCGGATTTTTCTTTTACAGCGCTCCGAAGGTGCTTTGGTACCGCTCGCTGAACTCCTCGACGGTGTAGCGGTGCTCCTGGGTTCCGTACTGCTCGATGGCGTAGGTTGCGGCGACCGCTCCCATCTGCGCGGCAACGGGCAGGGGCCTGCTTTCGACGAGCCCCTTGAGGAGGCCTGCCCGGTAGGCGTCGCCGGCGCCGGTCGGATCGACAATGGCCCGGGGCTTGACCGTCGGTACGGCCACGTCCCCGTCTGCGGTGCTGATGAGCGATCCCTTTTCTCCGAGGGTGGTGACGATCGTCGGGGTCAGCTCGAGCAGCCCCTTCTTGTCTCTTCCCGTCATCTTCGTGATCAGCTCGAGCTCGTAGTCGTTCGAGACGAGCATGAACGATCCCGCGATCCACTCCGTGAGTGCGCCGCTCTCCCACGCGGTCAGCGACTGGCCGGGGTCGCAGACGCAGGGTATGCCCCTGCGCTTGTATTCCCGTGCGTACTCCATCATATCCGTGAGATTGCCGGGGCCGATAAGCGCAATGCTACCGCTCCCGCGAGCTCCGCCGGAATGATTGAGGACGTATCCGGAAGGAAACTTCATCGCTCCCGGGTTGAACCCGGTTATCTGGTTGTCCGCGCGGTCGGTCGTGATATACGCGCCTGCCGTGAACTCCTGGTCGATCACCTTGATCCCCTCGATCGGGAGGTTGTTCTTGTGCAGCCAGTCGAAGTAGCTGCGGTAGTCTCTCCCGATGGTGGCGAGGATGATGGGCCGCTCGCCGAGCAGGCTGAGCGAATAGGCGATGTTGCCCGCGGTGCCCCCGAACTTCTCGACCATGCCGTTGACCGTGAAGCATACGTTGAGAATATGTATCTTGTCCGGGAGTATATGGTCCGAGAACTTCCCCGGGAAGTCCATGATCCTGTCGTACGCCAGAGAGCCGGAGACATAAATAGTCATGAGCACGTCCTAAAGAGAAAGATTAAGAGTATCTAACAGATGAGCAGAGGGAGTCGGACGAATGTACTCTACCGCGCCCGACTCCAAGCTGCATTGTTCAACTTTGCTCTTTGTTCAGTTCCTCGAGGAGCTTTTCCGCAACGCTCCTGCTGAAGCCCTTTATCTGCAGGATATCGTCGACCGACGCGTTCCGTATCGCCTCGAGGCTGCCGAAGTGGCGGAGCAGCTCGAGCCTGCGCTGCTTGCCGATTCCGGCGATATGGGTAAGCGGAGAATCAAGGAGCCGCTTGTCCCTCAGCTTCCTGTGGAAGGTTATGGCGAACCGGTGGACCTCGTCGCGTATCTTTTTCAGCAGTAATGATGCCCTATTTTTATCTTCCAGGTCAACAAACTCGCCGTTCAGCAGCACCGCCCTGTCGGGGCTCTTCGCAATGCCGATGAGGTCCGCGGTCACGCCGCTCTCCTCCACTGCCTGGCGCGCTGCTTCGAGCTGCCCCTTGCCGCCGTCGATGACGATGAGGTTCGGCAGATGGTCGTCCAGCTTCGCGAGAATGCGGCGGACGATCTCCCGCATCATCGCATAATCGTCGACGCCTTCCACCTCTCTTATCTTGAGATGCCGGTACCACGGCTTTTTGAAATGGCCGTTCTCCCAGTAGACGAACGCGCCGACCGATTCGCTCCCCTGAATCGTCGAGACATCGAAGGCGCCGATCGAGGTGGGGAGGCTGCTCAGATGCAGCCGCTCCCTGAGCGTCTTGAGAAGATCGTCTCCCGAGGGCGTTCTCCGGGACTTGAAGTGGAGCTCGGCGTTCTCGCGTGCCATCCTGAGCAGATCGCGCTTCTTGCCGCGCTGGGGGACCGCAAAGGCGACGGCGCCGTCCCGCTTTTCGCCGAGCCACGCCTTCAGCGCCCCGCTGTTCTCGGGCACGGCGCTGACCAGGATGGTCTCGGGGGGCATAATATCCTTTGCATAGAAGAGCTCTATGAAGCTGTGCAGGAGCTCCGCTTCCCGCGAGCTCATCACCTTCTCGACGAAGAAGTCCTTGGCGCCGATCAGCACGCCGTTCCGGACAAAGAGAACATGAAAGGTCATATCCTCTCCGTCGCGGTACGAGCCGATGACATCGAGGTCGCCCAGCTCGGGCGCGAAGACCTTCTGCGACTCGAATGCCCGCTGGAGCATGAGGATGCTGTCGCGCACCTGCGCCGCTTCTTCATAGCGCATCTGGTCCGAGAGGAGCTGCATCTTCCGCTCGAGGTTCTTCACGAGCTCCTTCTTCTCTCCCGAGAGAAAGAGCTTCACCTCTTTTACGATATCCATATACTCGTCCTTGCTGACCAGCCCTGCGCAGGGGGCGGGGCACTTCTTCATCTGGTGCTGGATGCAGGGCCGGAGAGGCCTGTCGAGGGTATAGTTGCAGGGCCGGATCGGGAAGTTCCTCCGGATGAAGGCGATCGCCTCCCACATCGCCTGCGCCGGGATATAGGGGCCGAAGTAGACGCTGCCGTCCCGCTTGATGCCCCGCACCACCTCGATCCGCGGCCACTCCTCTTTAACGGTGAGCTTGATATAGGGGTAATTCTTGTCGTCCCTGAGGATGATATTGAAGTTCGGCTTATGCTGCTTGATCAGGCTCGCCTCGAGGATCAGGGCTTCGAGCTCGTTGTCGGTGACGATGTAGGAGAAGTCCCGTATCATCCTGACCATCGCCACTTTCCGCGGCTCGAGGTTGGCACCCTCCTGGAAGTAGCTCCTCAGACGGTTCCTCAGCACCTTGGCCTTCCCTACATACAGCACCTTTTCCTTCTGGTTCTTGAAGATATACACTCCCGGTCTCTTGGGCACGAGCGAGAGCTTTTCCAGGAGCGTTTTCCTGGAT is a genomic window of Nitrospirota bacterium containing:
- a CDS encoding carbohydrate kinase family protein, with translation MTIYVSGSLAYDRIMDFPGKFSDHILPDKIHILNVCFTVNGMVEKFGGTAGNIAYSLSLLGERPIILATIGRDYRSYFDWLHKNNLPIEGIKVIDQEFTAGAYITTDRADNQITGFNPGAMKFPSGYVLNHSGGARGSGSIALIGPGNLTDMMEYAREYKRRGIPCVCDPGQSLTAWESGALTEWIAGSFMLVSNDYELELITKMTGRDKKGLLELTPTIVTTLGEKGSLISTADGDVAVPTVKPRAIVDPTGAGDAYRAGLLKGLVESRPLPVAAQMGAVAATYAIEQYGTQEHRYTVEEFSERYQSTFGAL
- the uvrC gene encoding excinuclease ABC subunit UvrC, with translation MTLEEPVLSGDRSRKTLLEKLSLVPKRPGVYIFKNQKEKVLYVGKAKVLRNRLRSYFQEGANLEPRKVAMVRMIRDFSYIVTDNELEALILEASLIKQHKPNFNIILRDDKNYPYIKLTVKEEWPRIEVVRGIKRDGSVYFGPYIPAQAMWEAIAFIRRNFPIRPCNYTLDRPLRPCIQHQMKKCPAPCAGLVSKDEYMDIVKEVKLFLSGEKKELVKNLERKMQLLSDQMRYEEAAQVRDSILMLQRAFESQKVFAPELGDLDVIGSYRDGEDMTFHVLFVRNGVLIGAKDFFVEKVMSSREAELLHSFIELFYAKDIMPPETILVSAVPENSGALKAWLGEKRDGAVAFAVPQRGKKRDLLRMARENAELHFKSRRTPSGDDLLKTLRERLHLSSLPTSIGAFDVSTIQGSESVGAFVYWENGHFKKPWYRHLKIREVEGVDDYAMMREIVRRILAKLDDHLPNLIVIDGGKGQLEAARQAVEESGVTADLIGIAKSPDRAVLLNGEFVDLEDKNRASLLLKKIRDEVHRFAITFHRKLRDKRLLDSPLTHIAGIGKQRRLELLRHFGSLEAIRNASVDDILQIKGFSRSVAEKLLEELNKEQS